One stretch of Cyclopterus lumpus isolate fCycLum1 chromosome 10, fCycLum1.pri, whole genome shotgun sequence DNA includes these proteins:
- the spata4 gene encoding spermatogenesis-associated protein 4 translates to MAPKKTGLPREVVRWLQSLDLSFYPKNVPRDFSNGYLVAEILSRYYTQDFLVQSYDRGASLSAKQWNWSQIERSLQKQNLHLMKKLIDGSIHCKPGAAELLVQEVYTLLTTRSIRDVRGPASDFTDRQYQELLPTLARSTASRAIKNNLRITEIMAEPDISTNQRRAEVILHRHLGHKAEDRVLNPGRLKVKPNLCRPAAKDPEPSSRGDECFASSGDTTVKFCSSSTRSGAAVSFKEIKVHQPVRRSLVNY, encoded by the exons ATGGCTCCCAAAAAGACAGGACTGCCGAGAGAAGTCGTGAGATGGCTGCAGAGCCTCGACTTGTCTTTCTACCCGAAGAACGTGCCCAG AGATTTTTCCAACGGTTACCTGGTGGCGGAGATATTGTCTCGTTATTACACCCAAGACTTTCTAGTGCAGTCGTATGACAGAGGAGCGTCACTCTCTGCCAAACAGTGGAACTGGAGCCAAATAGAGAGG TCTTTACAGAAGCAGAATCTGCACTTGATGAAAAAGCTGATTGACGGAAGCATTCACTGTAAACCAGGAGCAGCCGAACTGTTGGTGCAGGAGGTTTATACTCTTTTAACTACCCGGAG CATCCGAGATGTTCGGGGCCCAGCGTCAGACTTCACTGACCGACAGTACCAGGAGCTTCTCCCCACGCTGGCCCGCTCCACGGCCTCCAGGGCCATCAAGAACAACCTGAGGATAACGGAGATCATGGCGGAGCCCGACATCAGCACCAACCAGAGGAGGGCCGAGGTCATCCTCCACAGGCATCTGGGGCACAAGGCAGAGGATAGGGTCCTCAACCCTG GACGTTTGAAAGTGAAGCCTAATCTGTGTCGGCCGGCAGCCAAAGATCCTGAGCCATCCAGCCGCGGCGATGAGTGCTTTGCTTCATCCGGAGACACTACGGTGA AGTTCTGCTCCTCTTCAACACGGAGTGGAGCGGCCGTTTCCTTTAAGGAGATAAAGGTGCACCAGCCTGTCAGACGCTCCCTGGTCAACTATTAA